The Neospora caninum Liverpool complete genome, chromosome X genome includes a region encoding these proteins:
- a CDS encoding SRS domain-containing protein, giving the protein MKTVFQPSRGSSQWRRSRLADSFVLFLMFSVHSLFLCVCQATEALAGTSVSSDIVTCDKEGETVLLIVKNPGSVVKFKCGDSVPTLSPARVASDQTFCDSPNCKNPLKLEEEFPGAKLTQGSSGNEYSFTTTQWPKAAGSVYFACKAADVQASALEVHSHQESQASLANKTCIVRIVIWAEPEDEDLPSCNAARPLDNASSAFPTQVTTPLSLVGQKWLSNRKPMCIRRPNARIQLR; this is encoded by the exons ATGAAGACTGTGTTTCAACCCTCCCGGGGAAGTTCCCAGTGGCGGCGGAGTCGCCTTGCCGACAGTTTCGTGCTTTTCCTGATGTTTTCGGTCCACAGCTTGTTCCTGTGCGTCTGCCAAGCCACTGAAGCACTAGCGGGTacttctgtttcctctgaTATTGTGACTTGCgacaaagaaggagagaccgTTCTATTGATCGTGAAGAACCCCGGCAGCGTCGTCAAGTTCAAATGTGGAGATTCCGTTCCAACGTTGTCCCCTGCCCGTGTCGCCTCTGACCAGACGTTTTGCGACTCTCCCAACTGCAAAAATCCACTAAAACTCGAAGAGGAGTTCCCAGGAGCAAAGCTGACACAAGGCAGCTCCGGCAACGAATATTCGTTCACAACCACCCAGTGGCCGAAAGCTGCTGGGTCGGTCTACTTTGCGTGTAAAGCTGCAGACGTGCAAGCAAGCGCCCTGGAAGTCCATTCACATCAAGAAAGTCAAGCATCATTGGCTAATAAGACATGCATAGTGCGAATTGTCATCTGGGCGGAACCAGAAGATGAAGACCTTCCATCATGTAA TGCAGCACGCCCACTGGACAACGCTTCTTCAGCATTTCCTACTCAGGTGACCACGCCTCTTTCACTTGTGGGACAAAAATGGCTCTCGAATCGGAAACCGATGTGTATCAGACGGCCGAATGCACGAATTCAACTCCGCTAg